The window AACGGTGAAGGCCGTGGCGCGATCCTCGACACCCGAAACAACGACCCTGAAGGGCGGGGCTGCAATCTCGGTAACGAGTCGGGCATGCGAACGCCCCCCGATCCGGCCTTCGTTCCCGCTGACGAGGGCGGGCTTCCAGTGGAGCCAGGTGGAAGGAGGTGGTGTGCTACTGAAGCACCTTGACTTGCCTCGAGCTGGAGCTTCGAGCTGTGTAACGTGAGGTGATTTAAGATCGACTTTTTGTTGATGTACGTCTGCAAGCAGTAACAGCAATGGAAATGCTTCGACTTCCCACCGCAGCCAAGACCACACTTGTGTATTGTGAAGCCTTggggataaaaaataaaaaaaaaaagaccaagaaacaagaacaacagGAAATCATCACCACTCATTCTCAGTTTGAACCAATATGTGCCGATATGTGTGAGCAGACTGACCTCCatgctggatggattttatctTATGACTGGCAAGGTGAGCCATTATTTTATGGTACTCTACGGGCGTATACACACAGCAGGAGCAGAAGGGACACTGAAAAAGGTCCGGGTGGTCAGGGATGGGCACAGGCGACGGATCTGCCTGCCCTTTTAGGCGCACAGTTATGTGCTGTATTTAaagaaggattaaaaaaaaggttattattGTTGGAACGAGTTTAGAAACAATACTTCCCTCTCAATTTTAATCTCTATAGAGCATGAAATCATTTAACACTGAAGTGACCAATGAAATGCTGAGACTgtgttttagtaaaacaaaacaatgacgCCATTATCAAAActtattactattattaaaattcttttgatttaaaaaataagccaATTCAACATTCTGGCAACGTCAAGATGGTGGGATTTggtcatcttttttctttcttttaggtATTATCACTTTGAAAGGGATGTTTAGATAACTAAAACACTCAAGAACAAATCACATATAATGTATAATCCTTCTCCATTACTTTTCATTATTTATACCTAGACATCAAACCTCTAATTACATAGTTTAAAGAGTCTTAAAATATTATAAGAAGAATATGAGtttaatgttgtctttttgtcgATTTCCACCAAATGTACACTTTTCttggttgatttatttttctttatgagCCCAGTTTACTTCAGTTTCGTCTTGCCCCAAAGCTGCCTGCGCATGCGCAGAGGCTAATCCGCATCTATGCCAGCATCGTCTTTTAGCACAACAACGCGTTGAGCTAAAGCTAGCTTCCTTGCGATGCTAACAGGCTCTATCTATCCCTATCGGGCGGGTTTTGGTATAGtacaactgtttgtttttcgtGTAAGAACTGTTCATTGTATGTTATATGAAAACTGCAGAACAGTATTAATGTTTGTATAAGTTTGAAATAACTCTGACAACAAGATAAAGCTACCACGCGTTGTGGTTTTTAGCCGCGAAGTACGTTATAAATACAATGATTCAAAGCGACACGTGAATGTCACGAAAGCTTGAAGGAAACATTGAAATTGTACCTTCATGTCTCCTTAGGTTGAACTGTATCGATAACACGCTTCTCCCACAGTCTTTGAACGGACTCTACACAGTGAAGGTATTCGCTAACGGAAAGAGGATTTAGCCAATCACGTTACGCGACTGAAACTAGCCCACAGGTTGAACAACGCCTCCTTTGATTGGCTCCAGCTTCAgctctgcagagacacacaTGAACCTGAATCACTGGGCCTTTCTAGCTGATTGTGTTCGGAAAAAATAGGTTTATAATGCTAATTAGTCAAAGAATTGAAGGTAGAAATTAATACAGGATACAGGTTATTCAATATTCACACAATAATTAAACAGGATATGAATCATCCAAAAAGATCCTTTTCATTTTGTGCTACAGACAAGCCTCTGACCCAGGAgtgtttgcctttttatttttaattagacAGTAACAGTGGCTCAGACGGTCATGTTTTGGGTTGTACGTTCATTTGTCTACATAGTATTAGAAAGCTTAAGGAAACAAATCTACCTTGattgaaaaaaatagaaaaagctgagtgtcaaataaaaacctgcataaaatgacagaatttaAGGCCTagtatgccaaagttttaaactaagtttaagttatgttaagaaatgactgagttgtagctgttttcgTCAAATATTGAAAATGTTTGCGATATCTGCTACTGCCACACTGAGTTTCAGCTCAtcatctgtaaaatcgactgaatAATAGCCATTTaaatgttggctaatgtcgaatagctgtggcagccatcttgaactgactccaaacgttaatcagttgtagatgtacatccagtggttactttctgagagtctaATCAAAATTAATCCAGGGGTTCAAgtgatattttgcaaacagacagtagttaatgccaaaattttaaacgcAGCTCTTGTGCGATTAGTTAGGGGCTCaacctcagctactaccacaccaatttttagctcaatcgcttaaaaaaactgtcatttctgGGCTTCCTAAggttgattacctgtggtggtttaattaaaatctgattcgtgaaatattttgacgGTACAAacgggcacacacacacaagaaaaacaaccattatCGTTCTGCCTTCAGGTGACAAAACACGACCttcacttcttttatttatgcCTGTTTTCCACCCTTTTCAATTAAGAGGGAACATCAAGAAAAAGATCATTCAGTTCATGTAGACTCTAGTGTCCTGCTGGTGTGTTTGAGCAGATCGTTTTTGCTTATTTGCACATTGTAAACGGACATTTTGAACAGCATAAAACACGTTTTACACTTCCATCAGTCGTTTTAAAACGGTCTAAATTGGATCCTGACAAagcataaattagtttttttgttcaacAATAGGACACTCACACTAAACAGTATTTACTGTATTATATAAATAATCAGTTGAcaggaaaaattaaaactctACAGTCACATTTCAAAACTCTAAAGGGTTTTAAAGAACACAGTTTGGTTCCAGCCAAAGAAGCCCCATCCCTGAGAAAATCCACtcgtgttaaaaaaaacaacaacaacaactttatttGCTGGCTTTCTGTCGCTGGGTGTCGTGTTTCCCGACCGAGTTCGCTCCGCAGTCTTTGTTTCGGCTGTGGCGTCACAGCTCCCTCTTTATTTCGTACTGGCACACGCAGGACTCCCGCTGGCTGTCCAGGTACGGCTTACACCCCAGATGCATGACGGCGTCGAAAAGCAGCGTCACCGCCGACTCGCACGCTGCCGACACAGGGAGACAGAAGAGAACGTGAGCGGACACGCGACAGGACGGGGGCAAGGGATACTGCCATGAAATTACTCTAgttaaaccataaaataaaaaaaaaattaaaatatatgtatGCTGTAACACAAAAGAGATCAGAGTGGAacattttagcaaataaaaaaaattaaaaatcgcCTTTTATATTTGctgtagaaagaaaataaaactgctaaCTTCCACACTTGCTAAAGCAGATTCAGATGATGCGGCTCAGATTATTAGAGCATTTTAAATAAcgatcaaataaacaaaaaacagctttgctCCAACAGGACTTTTTAGTTTGGGGAACACAGATCATTTAAAATAGAGCTCTGTTTCCACCTGCTGGACATATTGAGTACTAcaactatttattttcttaaaggaatgcctgCAATGCCAgagtttagactaaaatcatcttatgatgagagggGACTGTTTGTTACTCAGAGGGCTGTTTGGGACTTCTCCAATTAATAAttccaaataaagaaaacaatgtatTTAATAAGTACTGATTTTGACATTCACAGCTTTAAAGACGACGTCTCGCCTCGTTTCCGTTTCTTACCTTGGACAGACTGGGCCAGTCCCAGGGTCCTCTGTACGTTCCTGCAGATGGTCTCGAGGCACTCCTGGAACTGCTCGTCGCACTCGTGCTTCTCCCGGCCGCAGGTGTCGTAGCAGCGGTCATGCTGGTTACAGCATTTTGTCATGGAAGGGATCCCTATATCAAACTGGGAGTAAGGGCACAGTTACTGCACGGTGGTTTGTAAGAAACGTCTTTTTAGATCAGTGCTCCCTGAAACGAGGGTTGTCAAACACCACCTGAGGTGTCTTTAGAAGATCTATGTTAATcagattaactttaaaaatgatcacCAGTAGCATGCTTAGTCTGAATTGTTTCATAGATATAAAAACAGTGTtcataaatgcagaaaaatgacATGTACGactaatatttttgttaaacagcTTATTAGCTGCTCGAGGGGCCACTAGCACATCTGTTAGCCACTGCCCGCTTCAGTTTTCACACGGGGTCCGTGAAAACATTCTCCGccgcgcttttttttttttttgctgcggCGACCAGTTTCTGTTTAAGAGCCTTTAGGCCACTTATCTTGTTGGCAGCCACTTGACGACCTGGAAATATCTCGATTCTCACACGACACATCGCACGAGGTTCCCCCCCCAACCACTGCCTGCGCCAGAGTACCTGAAATCCAAAGAGCGGAGAGCCACATCCGTTGGGCGGAGGGTTTTTGTACCCGGGACGGGGCACTGGCTTGtatcctgaaaaacaaaaacaaaaaaaaagaagcaaaagtgaGCTGCGGAACCCAAATGTGCTCGAGCTCGAGGTCACACGCCGACGGCCAGATGTTCTCCTTGGAGGATTTCCTGGTGGAGAACAGAACTCGGGGCGCGTCGTCCGGGTTCCTGAGCAGCAACGCGACCCCCTGACCATCACtctaccaccaccatgtttcactgtcAGTGGGCTGTTTGTCTGAAACGCAGCGCTAGTTTTACGTAACCGGACGCGCGCCTTCCGAACAGCTCCACTCCTGTCTGGTCAGTCCACAGAATGTGttcctacaaaaaaataaaaatcttaggGATGGTTATGATGTCTTGTTTTGGgcctttgtgttgttttggcCTCGGAAGTCTCCCTCAGAGGCCATTTTTGCCTCTCgcctctttctttttgttgaatCGTGAACTACGACCTTGACTGAAGCAGCTCAGTCCTGCAGGACTTCAGATGTTGTTCTGGGTTCTTCTGAATGAACCGTCAATGTGTCGGCCGCTCCTGGGAAAGTTCACGTTGTCTCCATTTGTGGATAATGACTCTATAGGTCTGTAAATAATCATGGCTGCTGaaaccaattttttaaaaaacaaataaagttaattcATGATTTAACAACTACTTTTCCACTCGGGGGCCATGGTGGTTTGGACAGCCTTTTCTCctgttaataaataaactcatcatttgaaaactgcattttgtattcACTCATGTTCTCTTAGTCTGATGTTAAAATTTGTTTGCTAATCTGAAAAAATCAGCCATGACAACAAAAATATACTTTTCACAGTACTGTAGctcctaatttatttattgatctGATTTGTACATTCTTGATATTATCAATACTTCAACTTGTcccatttcatttttcttgtaaCTAAGCCCTACATGTTTTGTATATTAATAGAATATTACTGCTGTAATTTATGCTGCTTTTGTAACCTTTCTGGCGCTATGACAAGCAACTTTACCCCCCCTAGAGCTTCATAAAGTCATCTGTTCAGTGTGATCTGACATAACAGGTGTGactaaacatattttgtaaGAACTGTAATTGTTGCAGTTGGACAGCAAACTCACCATCACTACATCTGTAATGACACAGTCCGTCATCGCCACCGAACAGGTCCAGCGCTGCGTTCAGGTACGTGTCTATTTTATGGATCCCGTTCCGGATGGTTTTCAGCGTCATTCTCCAGTCGGGGGTCTCCGGCTCGTGCCTGCAGGCACGGGCGCTCGGGGCAACCCCCCAGGAGAGCAAACAGAGCAGGAAGCAACGAACGTAGCTCCCACACATCGTCCTAACTTGACCGAGCTACTCCGGAACTCTCGGAACTCGGTGGCATCTCAACGTGTCGGTCTTCAATCCTACCCCGATTTTCATCTCGTTTTTTCCAAAACAACGAGATTTTACTGGGGGCGTCGCTTCCGGGTTTGACGCTGTCACGTGACCCGAAAGGGAATGACGTCACGCCTCGCAATCAACCTTTAACACGTCTGCAGCGCACATTAAAAAGTCCGTTATCATGAACCCAACTGATATGGGGGGGCTAGATTTTCTAACCTTTTCTACTTTAAATAACACACTCAAAGTCAAATGGATCAAACAATACCTGTCATGTCCCTCCTCTTGTTGGAATTTCATTCCCCATTATATATTCTCTCAGTTAGGTGGTCTTGATTTTCTTCTGCTCTGTAATTTTAATCCTGAAAAAATCCCAGTCAAACTGTCCGCTTTCCACAAACAATGTTTGCTGTCTTGGTTACTGATCTACAAGCACAACTATTCTCCTCACAAATGTATAATCTGGCACAATAAGGATATTCTATACAAGAATAAATCTCTGTACTTTGACcactggaaaaataataatatattgtaTGTAAGGCAGCTATTTAATAATCAAGGGTCGTTGTTCAGCTACAATGAATTTCTGTCTCACTTTAAGTTTCCTGTAACTGCTAAGGAATTCGCTGTTGTCTTTGATGCCATTCCCTCTGGCCTTATTATGATTATGAAAGGCATCATCAGTCAGAAACCAGTCTCCACCTCATGCAATTTAATGGATACTTCTGTTGCTAAAATTTGTCTGGCACATAattccaaaaacaaagaaattcgAGCCCTTTTCCAACAGTTGATCATCTCTCAACCTTGTACTGCTGCTTTTTGGAACAGGCACCAAACTCATGGTCTTATTTGGAAGAAGGTTTGGTCTCTTCCTAACAAATTCTTTGTTACCAACAAGGTTAAAGAGATTTCTTATAAACTTATCCACAGATGTTACCCAACTAAACAATATATGTGTAAATTCAAGAAAGATATTGACACATTGTGCTCTTTCTGTGGTACTCAAACTGAAGACATGTATCATTTGTTTTGGAGCTGTGACTATACCAAAAAACTTTGGGATGATATTATGATCCTTATTGTTTCTATTTCCCCGCAAACTCGTCTCAGTTTTGAATCTATTATCCTTGGCTTTACAGCTTTTGACAAGAAGAACTGGGACTCCTTTTTTGTTATCAACCTTATTTTACTTCTTGCTAaattttttatacataaaagcAAGTTTAGCCATAGCAAACCTTTATTCTCCCTCTTTATTAAAGAATTGAATATGTACATCAATCTCATTGAGTCATCTGACAATCTAAAAGCCATTAAAACTGTACATTTGTTACGCAAATTTAATATTCTTTAATTCTCTCCAAACGGTTTTCTT of the Kryptolebias marmoratus isolate JLee-2015 linkage group LG3, ASM164957v2, whole genome shotgun sequence genome contains:
- the pla2g12a gene encoding group XIIA secretory phospholipase A2, with product MCGSYVRCFLLCLLSWGVAPSARACRHEPETPDWRMTLKTIRNGIHKIDTYLNAALDLFGGDDGLCHYRCSDGYKPVPRPGYKNPPPNGCGSPLFGFQFDIGIPSMTKCCNQHDRCYDTCGREKHECDEQFQECLETICRNVQRTLGLAQSVQACESAVTLLFDAVMHLGCKPYLDSQRESCVCQYEIKREL